A window of Phragmites australis chromosome 2, lpPhrAust1.1, whole genome shotgun sequence genomic DNA:
tatgtatatatatacggatatacatataatataattttatttttgagaaattccaaaaaatatcgaaaggaatattagttatattgataaatcgactgaaataatataaaatacaaagaaaaatatataaaactcaaaaaatatgaaacattgTACTCGGATTATTGCAATACCAGTATTTCTAGTTTTGACATATGAGGTTTAGTTAGTGTGATGTAGTGGGTTTAGTGTCATATCGATAATTTATGAATAGGTCGGACCAACTTACAAGCCTTTGTATTTCAAATATAACACATTCGAACTAATCCTTTTACACAAAACAATAACGAAAGTGTAAGAGATGTGATATGAGTATTCAGGTCTATATCCATAGACGGGCTAGGCTGTAAACAAATTTTAGAGATAGAGTGTTACAGATGATATTCTAAGTCAATTCTCATTGTACGAGTGCATATGTGCTGATATGTGGAGACGACATGACACCGATGAGAGATTGTGGGTATTTCTCTGTTACCCGTGATTGCTCGAGTAACCTTATGTTGCTGTGGCCGAATTGTCCAAAACACTGAGCTATGCATCGCCCAAACTTTTACCGATACCAagtaaaaaaacacacacacacacacacacacaaagaagCCAAGTTTACAGTTGCAAACAGGTCAACAACCACTAGATCGAGAGCTGGTGATGGCAATCATAAACTCAAAATTTCTAAGGAAATCATGAGGTGGAAAACCACTTCCACCATGTGCGATGGGGAACACCAGGAGGGCCTTGTGAAAGTATGTGAAGCAGGCTAGCAGCAGACCAAAAGGGAGGTGTAGGCCATGATTACACCAAAAACATAACAAGAGCACAGGTTCATGTCCCCCTCCAACTCAACTGGATCCGAGCTTTAGAGCCAAAGAAACCACGATACAATGCTTCCAAAAGAAATCCTTGAGACAGGGAGCTTGAATTGGGAAGAATCAAATGTGTAGATAGGCATATTTAAACCATTATTGAACATGCGCCGAAAGCTCGATTGGTTCAAAGAAATGCTCCAGCTCATTACATTCTGTGAAAAGGCAAGCCGAGGATTTCTGTTCTCCAATAAGTGAAGTTTTGCTGTAAATCGTCACATGATTTGTAAAATTAAACAAAATGATTTTTTCAAGCTGTAGGAGGGTTCGTGTCCATATCTTAACCTGATCTGCCTTCAGGACCTTCATCTTCTTCCGACATCCATTTGCGACAATCTGGAGAACATATTGACAGAAGAGTGAAATGATATAATTATTCATGCACCCAgcatttttttatagaaaatggATAAAAACATTCATGCACCCAGGCCCCAGCATATAAGATTGCAAGAAAataacaatttttttgtttcaccAAAAGCATATAGACATCATGTTAAATCATACACCCGATATGACCAagcttttatgatttttatagaaaaaaggGCTCAGCTTTCCTACTAAATTTCAGTAAACTCTACTCTAAACAAATTCAGTCATGTTGGTGAATGATGCAGTCATTATCCTATTAGATCTCCGACTTCACTTTTCTTAACTTCTCCTAAAATTATTAAGAGGAAATGGTGACCCACAAAGCAGGTATTTGTTATAGTTTGCTCCCAGCACTACAAATACAAGGAGGCTCACAGGCAAACTATGCTGTCTTGTTGCACTCTTTCTAGCTAACCATGAAGTGTCCACCATCAATCCACCATCATGGTATGTAGTGCTCAGTTTCATATCCTCATGTCTTTCAATAGCCAGTAATTTATGCCCTCGAGTTAACTTAACCAATGTTCCGATCGCTCTTAGTATATCAGAGCTTGAGCTGAGCATTGATGTGTAATGAGATCATGGGCAACAACAACGTCACTGGTCAACAAGGTATGCATTTTGCTAAATAATATCTGCCATCTAAAGATGAAGTTTGAATATTTTGCTAATTAGCTACCTGTGCTGTTTAGTATCAGAAGATCCCGTTCAAGGTGTCGGCAAAATCATTGAGCCCTCAAATGGTTCAACTGGGCTCAACGACACAAACACTGAGAAAAGTATGGGTGGTAGTGCACTAATTTCAGGATAAAAATTCAGTGTATTAAACAACCACTATGATCACTCACTTTATGTTTATGCTAGATACTGAGAAGGATGGCACTCAGGATACAAATATGTCAAAGTCCTTAAAGGACTCCATCATTTCCAATGGTGGAGATGAACAAGTGGCCTCTTATCGAAATAATTCATCATCTAAGATTGAAGGCTTAGATGAGAAAAGCAGGGGCTCGATTCAggacaatgcatcaacacaaGATGATCAGAGTGGTAACTTACCAAAAGAAGGTCAGTTCAATCCTCTGCTTCAGATTATAGCTTACTTGGTACCTTTTCGTTGTATCGTTTTATTTATGTGCTTTAGTTCACAATAGTTCTCCCTATTTCCCAATTAGTATAAGTCAAATAAGAAGCATGGCTTAGCATAGAGACTTCATAATTGTAATGGTTAGAGAAAcgaaaaaaaatagcaatatAAATATAGGGATGCAAAAGTACAGCAAATATGCTACCCATGctataaaacaaacaaacatgttACCCACATGCAGTAACTCCTCCCTTACTACGTCAGCTTAAATGAACAACTATCTTTAATGAATAAACTTCAGAATCTAAAATGGATGGTAATAAAAAAAGTACCACTAGGCATTTATTCTTGTTTTTTCTGTCGCACCGAATTCTACTAAAAAAGCGATTCATTTGGCACAGATCATGAACTAGTGAAGGACGAGACAACTGAAACAGCTATATATCCTGCAGAAATAATTTTTCCTGTCAGCACCACCATTGAAGATATGATAAGCATCAAGGATAGTTCAGTATCTAGTGAAAAGGTCAAACAAATCGTGCATGGGACTCGAGACAGGAGCGGAGAAAGTACTGTGGGTAATTTCAGATCATTGTTAGAGGAAAATATAGAAGGGTCActagaagatgaggaagaatcTAGAAGCCATGAAAATGCACCGATGGGTGGCAATCTCTCTGGTGAAGATACAAATGAAATATTACAACAAGGACACATTGAGGTGTCAACAGTAGAGGGTCAGTTGATGCAAATGCAAGGAGAAACTACATCGTCAACTGAATCAATTGTCAGTACTTATCTTGATGCAGATGATTCTGAGATTAAGGAAGTTGTCATAGAAGATAAGCCTAGACAAAAAGACAGTCCATCATATGTGCAACTATTAGATGCCACAAATATGAAGACATCCAAGGATTATATCACAGAAATACCACAAGTAATCAGTGCAGTCACCACAACAACAATAGTAGAGCCTATGATTGTAAGTGATGAAGCAATTGAGGAAGGAGAGAATATACATGGATATGAAGATATTCCAGAGTATAGTGCACCTGATAATCTCTATAATGGCGAATTTGCTGCAAAATTTCAGCCATATCTAAGAAATCCAAGTGTAATAAAGGAACAAGAACCGGAGAAACATGAAATAAATGAGAGGGTAGTTGTATCAAGAAAGATTTCAGATTCTGTTACTACAACAGTGGAGCATAGTGGCATTGAAAGAACATACATGAAGGAAGATGTTGACAAAACTGTCGCAGTTCAGAATCTAGCATATAATTTTGAACAGGAGAAGGAGCCTGAGGAATATGATGGTAACTTAGTCAGTCCTGTTGAGGTCAATGGAAAGGATTTGACATGCTTACACTCATCTTCATCACATCATCTTCTTACTGTGAATGACGAAAAAGAACAAAGAGAAGTCAATGGAGTAACTGGAATACTAGAGTGTGATAAAGAGACAGTGAAAGAAATTTTAGAACAAGGTAATAAGGTAAGTAATACAGAAGGATTAGGTCAAAACATTGATGCACAGGTAGCAGCAAAGGAGGGAGGAGACTTATCCAATTTACCAATGACCACATCATCAAGTCCTCTTCTGTTACTAGAAGATTTTGACAAGGGATGTATAAAGCTTGATATCTCAGATAGTAATGAAGGGACCATCACCTCAACATATAACGCAAGGACCAGAGATACACAAGAAACTATAACCAGCTCACAAGGTGATCGGTCTCAGCAGATACAGTTTGAAGAACATGACGTTGTAAAACTTGACAACGGTGAGATTCTTAGCACTTGCATGCAGTTGGTGGAGAACAGCTCAAAGATAGGAAAAATCTTTACTGATGGTTCTAACCACAAGAAAGTAGGTGTGAACGCTACGTCGATAAGTTTTACTATTGAATCCAACCAGGAgggttctacaacaaccacTACAGCTATAGGCTTTACTGCTGAATGCAACCAGGCGAAAGACACAACAGGTGTTGATAGGGCTACAGAGGAACAATATATTCTTCAGACATCAACTCATGTTAAAGAAGCTAGTGAAGAGACTCCACTTCTTCAGAGAGTTGAGAGCATATGTTCTTTCAGTCATTCTACTGAACAGCATAGCAAAGTAGGCATGGGCATGCCCATGGCTGACATCTCTGTGATGCAATTTAAAGtcgaagatgaagaagaatctgAGAAGAGCCCACTGTTGAGCCCCAGGGAGCCATCAGGAGGAGACTTCAGAGTACCAAATCACTCTGCACGAAACAAGAAACCATTTCAGAGCTTAATGACAGAGGACGGGGTTGGTATGTTGTCTCCACTGAAGGAACAAGAATCGATCCCAAATAACATTGTCTTGGTTAGTTCTCCAAGAAGCAGAGGAAAACAGAAGACAAGATCTTCCTTTTTCACCAGTTGCATGTGTTGTGCCACACCTACAAACTGATGTTTTGCTACATGTGTGTTCCTTTTCTTTCTGAATTCTTCAGTGCTTGGTTAATTACTTTGCCCAACAGCTTTATGATAAAGTTGGTGCGGTGAAAAATGTATTGCAGGTGTCAAGATCAAGAATTTTGATATACCACACTTGTATTTGATTGGGTATTTATAAAACTGTCGTCTTCTTTGCACTGATGTATCTGATCAGAAGAATGAACGCCATGGGTTTTACACCAACAGGCAACAATCATGTACCCAGTGCTTTAAAGAAGTCGTCAAGATAAATGCATCATTTGTGTACTGTACAATACATTGTATATCAGTATCTAATGGCTCCTCAAGAACTGTTTTATGCATGTAGCAAGGAGATTGATGACTAGAGGAGCGACGAATATGCGCATCAACAAATTTTTTGCGAAATCGATAGTCATCTTCTATTTAGATTACCCAATACACcttaaaactcaagcggaagcaaaaataaagagaagttttaataagagaaaatcgaggtaacacgactccacggatgatatatgaaccatatgttatatttaagatcaatctatatatcttagcactcgaaagatcacaacttgcaaagaaataagaaaagatgaataccgagcaacgaaactctccaaattaattatctaaaggcaagagaattcaaaactccatcacataagtgtgtgtatgtaaattttatgcctctagcaataagaagaatgacatCACAATGTGCTGAAACTTTAgcctaaaaaccaaaacgaaaatcaaatccggaaaccgaaaaacttgcaaacttgcaatagaaccaatagaagaaaactagaaggatgTGAGCAtaatatatgaagaaaaataaacttcgtTGTAGCAAAGGTTAGCTatattttagatagattacaaagattttttctcacaaagctctcacctagtacataggctaagcactcatcttcctctcctctgaAACCTTAGCACAAGACTATCATATGGATGACACAGGGGGCTCAAAATGGCTGATTCATCTTCTCTTATtgccctactcctctatttataagcttagAAAACTTGACATCtaagtttttttagttttttttcctcaaaataccactctcttttagtacactcatacctaccatcgaggatattttgatcaattttcttctcaattCATCAGACAGCCAcagcaccttcacgacttaactTCGCCTCGAAAGATTCGCAATGGTGCCATGTATTCCTCCAGTCCTCCCGCGGTTTTGAAGCCAAACCGTTAAACtctagcacacttctcaaagtgtgactccccacttgcttacatcttaagcaaTCACTCCGATGTCTActcgtgtactccgtcttgcgatcctgatcACCGGCAAATCTCTCCCACTTCTTATCCCTCAGGTcaccttgttacttgcaccagcatccccttcacttgattttgttaacacgccgtctccatcctcccttct
This region includes:
- the LOC133910111 gene encoding uncharacterized protein LOC133910111; the encoded protein is MGNNNVTGQQVSEDPVQGVGKIIEPSNGSTGLNDTNTEKNTEKDGTQDTNMSKSLKDSIISNGGDEQVASYRNNSSSKIEGLDEKSRGSIQDNASTQDDQSGNLPKEDHELVKDETTETAIYPAEIIFPVSTTIEDMISIKDSSVSSEKVKQIVHGTRDRSGESTVGNFRSLLEENIEGSLEDEEESRSHENAPMGGNLSGEDTNEILQQGHIEVSTVEGQLMQMQGETTSSTESIVSTYLDADDSEIKEVVIEDKPRQKDSPSYVQLLDATNMKTSKDYITEIPQVISAVTTTTIVEPMIVSDEAIEEGENIHGYEDIPEYSAPDNLYNGEFAAKFQPYLRNPSVIKEQEPEKHEINERVVVSRKISDSVTTTVEHSGIERTYMKEDVDKTVAVQNLAYNFEQEKEPEEYDGNLVSPVEVNGKDLTCLHSSSSHHLLTVNDEKEQREVNGVTGILECDKETVKEILEQGNKVSNTEGLGQNIDAQVAAKEGGDLSNLPMTTSSSPLLLLEDFDKGCIKLDISDSNEGTITSTYNARTRDTQETITSSQGDRSQQIQFEEHDVVKLDNGEILSTCMQLVENSSKIGKIFTDGSNHKKVGVNATSISFTIESNQEGSTTTTTAIGFTAECNQAKDTTGVDRATEEQYILQTSTHVKEASEETPLLQRVESICSFSHSTEQHSKVGMGMPMADISVMQFKVEDEEESEKSPLLSPREPSGGDFRVPNHSARNKKPFQSLMTEDGVGMLSPLKEQESIPNNIVLVSSPRSRGKQKTRSSFFTSCMCCATPTN